The following coding sequences are from one Ornithodoros turicata isolate Travis chromosome 1, ASM3712646v1, whole genome shotgun sequence window:
- the LOC135397654 gene encoding U-scoloptoxin(01)-Er1a-like has protein sequence MQASIFIVLLVAAVATAAPRAKRQAYVLPDGVELLIGSVKTSFQCQNSGYYADVDNNCQVFHICNLVAHADGKTELQQFSFVCGNQTVFNQLSFTCAFPDEAVPCQNAADFFYLNAKLGDPTAFFLTDDDIQRAVPLITGATGRVPAPAPQPARPGRPGGGRFGPFA, from the exons ATGCAAGCCTCCATATTCATCG TGCTCCTGGTAGCAGCGGTAGCCACAGCAGCTCCGAGG GCCAAAAGACAAGCCTACGTTCTTCCTGACGGTGTGGAACTCCTCATAGGTTCAGTCAAAACCAGCTTCCAGTGCCAGAATAGCGGCTACTACGCTGACGTCGACAACAACTGCCAGGTCTTCCACATATGTAACTTGGTCGCACACGCTGACGGAAAGACTGAGCTCCAGCAGTTTAGCTTCGTGTGTGGGAACCAGACAGTCTTCAACCAACTGAGCTTCACTTGCGCCTTTCCCGATGAAGCAGTTCCATGCCAAAACGCAGCGGACTTCTTCTACTTGAATGCCAAGCTCGGTGATCCGACTGCGTTCTTCTTGACAGACGATGACATACAGAGGGCCGTGCCCCTGATTACCGGAGCTACTGGACGCGTACCAGCCCCTGCACCTCAACCGGCAAGGCCAGGAAGACCTGGAGGAGGTCGCTTCGGACCATTCGCTTAA